Proteins encoded within one genomic window of Camelina sativa cultivar DH55 chromosome 19, Cs, whole genome shotgun sequence:
- the LOC104766775 gene encoding fasciclin-like arabinogalactan protein 6 has product MSSSIYSYVVLFFLFSIVPYIQSQPIAPAPTTETSPINLTAILETGHQFTTFMRLLNTTQVGFQVSVQLNSSDQGMTIFAPTDNAFNNLKPGTLNGLTYQQQIQLMLYHIIPKYYSLSDLLLASNPVRTQATGQEGGVFGLNFTGQAQSNQVNVSTGVVETRISNALRQQFPLGIYVVDKVLLPEELFGTKNTPTGAPAPKPITSSPDADSPAVDEEHKSSGSSVKRTSLGVVLGFVWFCCSVIYIFLKL; this is encoded by the coding sequence ATGTCCTCATCTATATACTCATATgttgtcctcttcttcttattttccatCGTCCCATACATCCAAAGCCAACCTATTGCTCCAGCTCCGACTACTGAAACAAGTCCCATCAATCTCACAGCGATTCTTGAAACTGGTCACCAGTTTACTACATTCATGCGACTCCTCAACACAACTCAAGTCGGATTTCAGGTAAGCGTTCAACTCAATAGCTCTGATCAAGGGATGACTATATTTGCTCCAACAGATAACGCATTCAACAACCTTAAACCCGGAACCCTAAACGGACTCACATACCAACAACAAATCCAGCTTATGCTCTACCATATCATTCCAAAATACTACTCTCTAAGTGATCTTCTCTTAGCAAGTAATCCCGTTAGAACTCAGGCTACGGGACAAGAAGGAGGCGTCTTTGGGTTAAATTTCACAGGGCAAGCACAAAGCAACCAAGTGAATGTTTCAACCGGCGTTGTTGAGACTCGGATCAGTAATGCATTACGACAACAGTTTCCTCTAGGCATTTACGTCGTGGACAAGGTGTTGTTGCCGGAAGAGTTGTTCGGAACAAAGAACACACCCACGGGAGCTCCGGCCCCGAAACCCATTACTTCGTCGCCTGATGCCGATTCTCCGGCTGTTGATGAAGAGCACAAATCCTCCGGATCAAGTGTGAAGAGGACAAGTCTAGGGGTTGTTCTTGGCTTTGTATGGTTTTGTTGTtcggttatatatatttttttgaagctTTAA